GGCCGCGCCGAGCACCACCACGACGGGATCGCACCCGCCGTCACGCAGCAGCCGCACCCCTCTGTCGGCGAGCCGCTCCCCCGCCAGCTCCACGGCGGCCTTCGGCGCGCCGAACCGCGTGCCGGCCCCCGCGGCGAGCAGCAGGCCCGCGCATCCCGGCTCGCTCGTCACGGCGTGACCGGCGGCCGGTCGCTCGCCGCGCTCACAGCGGCGTCCCGCGCGGCGGCTGGTCGGCGGCATGGATGCGGCCGGTGGTGTCGGTGAGGGCCCGGCCGGTGCCGCCCCAGCGCAGGCGGATCAGCTCGGCGGCGATGGACACGGCCGTCTCCTCGGGGGTACGAGCACCGAGGTCGAGGCCGATCGGGGACCGCAGCCGGGACAGCTCGGCCTCGGTGAGGCCCGCCTCACGCAGCCGCCTCATGCGGTCGTCGTGGGTGCGGCGCGACCCCATCGCGCCGACGTAGCCGGCGCGGGTCCGCAGCGCCACCTCCAGCAGCGGCACGTCGAACTTCGGGTCGTGGGTGAGCACGCAGATCACGGTGCGCTCGTCCACGTGCGCCGACGACAGGTAGTCGTGCGGCCACTTGACGACGACCTCGTCGGCCTCGGGGAACCGCTTCGGCGTCGCGAACACCGGCCGCGCGTCGCACACCACCACGTGATAGCCGAGGAACTTGCCGACGCGCGCCACCGCCGCCGCGAAGTCGATCGCGCCGAACACCAGCATGCGCGGCGGCGGCGCGAACGAGTGCACGAACACCGGCAGGTCGTCCAGCCGCCGCTCCCCCTCCGGGCCGTAGCGGCGCACCCCGGTCAGTCCTTGCGCGAGCATGCCGCGCGCGTCGTCGTCCACCGCGGCGTCCAGCCGCGGCACGCCGAGCGACCCGGACGACTCATCGGCCCAGATGACGCGGCGGGCCCCCGGCCGGCCAGGCGCCGACATGACGGTGGCGACCGCGACCGGCTCGCCGTCGCGTACCGACGCCGCGACCCGGCCGAGCTCGGGGAACGTCGCCTTGGACACCGGCTCCACCAGGATGTCGATGATGCCGCCGCAGGTCAGCCCCACCGAGAAGGCGTCGTCGTCGCTGACGCCGTACCGCTGGAGCACCGGACGTCCGTGCGCGGCGACCTCGCCGGCCAGCTCGAACACGGCGCCTTCGACGCAGCCCCCCGAGACGCTGCCGACGACCTCGTCGCCGAGGACCGCCATGGCCGCGCCGGGGGGACGCGGCGCGCTGCGGAACGTGCCGACCACGGTCGCGAGGCCGAAGGTCTCACCGGCCTCCCACCACCGCATGATCTGCGACAGGACGTCACGCATGGGACAGCCTTTCCGCGAGCTCCTGGAACGCCGCGAGGCTGTGCCCCGCGACGAACGCGTCGACGTACGGCAGAGCGGCCCGCATGCCGCCGGTCAGCGGCTGGTACCCCTCGCGGCCCTTGTGGGGGTTGACCCACACCACGCGGCGGGCCAGCCGGGACAGCCGGGCCATCTGCGCGCCGAGCAGAGCGGGGTCGCCGCGTTCCCACCCGTCGGAGGCGATGACGACCACGGCGCCGCGGGCCGCCGACCCGCCGTCCAGGAACTCCTTGAGCTCCTCGCCGAGACGGGTGCCGCCGCTCCAGTCGGGGATGACGCGCGACACCTCGCGCATCGCGGCGCCGGGGTCGCGGTGGCGCAGCTCGGCGGTGACCCGCGTGAGACGGGTGCCGACGCTGTACACCTCGGTGGCCCGCGGCTCGGAGCGGACCAGCGCGTGCGCGAACCGCAGCAGTGTGTCGGCGTACGGCGCCATGGACCCGCTGACGTCGGCGAGCAGCACGACGCGGCGCGGCCGGGTGCGGTGGGTCATGCGGCGCAGCCGTGCGGGCTCGCCGCCTTGGCGCAGGGTCTCCTTGACGGTGCGGCCGACGTCGAGACGGCCCCGGTGGGCCGGGGTGAAGCGGCGGGACCTGCGGCGTTCCCTCGGCACGCGCAGCAGCGCCATGAGGCGGTGGATCTCGGCGAGTTCGGCGGGGGTCACCCGGGAGACGTCCCTGGTGCGCAGCACCTCGGTGCGGCTCGCCGTGGCCGGTGTCGCGTGGCCGTCGGCCCCCTCGCCGCCGTCGGGGCCGCCGGGGGTCACGGTGTGGCGCACGATCGTGACCGGCGGCGCGCCGCGGGACGGCCGTGCGCGCTCCCCGCCGAAGTACGCGGCGAAGCACCGGTCGTACCTCGGGATGTCGTCCGGCCCCGCGCAGAGGGTGAGCCGGCCGGCCCAGTAGACCTGCTCGCGGTCGGCGGCGTCCAGGTGCCGCAGCGCGCGCAGCATGCCCTGGGTGCGCTGGTGGTCGGCCCCCACCCCGGCGGCGCGCAGCGTGCGCGCGAAACCCGTCATCGTGGCGGCGAGCACCCGGGACCCGCCGGCGCCGTTCCCCTTGGTGTCGTGGTCGTCCGCGTCGTCGCGCTCGCGAGGCGCCGCGTTCGCGGGGTCAGGCACGGTGGAGCACCCCGTCGCGCAGGACGGCCTGCTGGTCCTCGCGGTACTTCAGCACCGCGCCGAGGGTGGCGGCGGCGAGGCCGGGGTCCAGGTCGCGAGCGCCGAGGGTGAGCAGGGCCTCGGCCCAGTCGAGGGTCTCGGCGACGCCTGGCGGCTTCACCAGGCCCGCGCCGCGCAGCCGCCGCGCGGCGTCCGCCACATCGGCCGCCAGTGTCTCGGTGCAGCCGGGAAGGCGGCGCAGCAGGATGGCGACCTCGCGCTCGAACGACGGGTGCTCGAGCCAGTGGTACAGGCAGCGCCGCTTGAGCGCGTCGTGCACGTCGCGGGTGCGGTTGGAGGTGACGACCACCACCGGCGGCACCGGCGCGCTGATCGTGCCGAGCTCGGGGACCGAGATGGTGAAGTCGGACAGCACTTCGAGCAGGAACGCCTCGAACTCGTCGTCGGCCCGGTCGATCTCGTCGACCAGCAGCACACTCGGCTGCGTCTCCAGCGCGCGCAGCAGCGGCCTCGCGATCAGGAACCGCCGGTCGTACAGCTCCCCCTCAAGCGTGGCGGCGTCCGTCGCGCCGGTGGCCTCGGCGGCCTTGAGGTGGAGCAACTGCCGCGCGAAGTCCCAGTCGTACAGCGCCTGCGAGGCGTCGAGGCCCTCGTAGCACTGGAGCCGGATCAGCGGCGCGCCGAGGACGGCGGCCAGGGTCTTGGCCAGCTCGGTCTTGCCGACCCCCGCCTCGCCTTCGAGGAACAACGGCCTTCCCATGCGCAGCGCGAGGTAGCACGCCGTCGTCAGCCCGTCGTCGGCCAGATAGCCGCGCTCACCGAGCAGCGCGGCGAGCTCCGCCGGCGATCCGACGTCGGACGACCGGGTTGTCCTGTGCGGCACCCCCTCAGGTTACGTCCACTCCGCCCCCACGCGTCCCGTCGCGTCCCATCCGATTGGCCGCACCTGGACACCCTGTCGTCCATCGAATCGGCGCAACTATGCGAATGAACCCTTGAACATGGACCTGACTTCAGGTAAGTGCGAGGCTGACAGAACTCCCGCGCGGCGAAGGGAAGTTGCATGGCCACCCACACGGCGAGGGAGAGATCATGACCACCGTCAGCCTCGCGCAGGTGAAGGAGCTGCACGGCAGGCGCTGGGAGATCATGGACTTCTACGGCGGCTGGATCGCCTACCGCCGCCAGCCCTGGTCGTCGGCCGCCGTCCGCTTCGGCGTCTCCAACGTCGTCGGCGCCGACAACCTGGACGACCTGGCGCGCCAGCTCGACGAGCAGAACCAGGCCGAGTCCCGGCGCAAGAGCCGCTACCCCCCGTCCTGACGCCACCGCCGGCACCGGGACCGGGGTCAGGAACGGTCCGGGGCCTCGCCGTAACGGTGGATCAGGGAGCGCAGCTCCGCGACGGCCTGCCGGGAGCGGGTCCTCTCCGTGCCCTGGATGCCCATGGCGCCGACGCTGGATCCGTCGGCGAGGTCGATCCGCGGCCAGGGTTCCCCTTCGGGGAGGGTCACGCCGAGGATCTCCGGCCATTCGTAGCGGTGGACGCGTACGGCGTTCACCACGGTGACTCCTCGGGTGTCGGCCTCCACCCGCAGGCGGCCGAGCAGGTGGAGGATGCCGGCGATCAGGCAGCCGAACAGGACCACACCGATCTTGTCGGGGAGGCCGAAGGGAGGCGGCAGCACGACGGCCAGCACCACGGCGCCGGCGACCATCACGGCGGCGAAACCGTAGGCGAGGACACGGGCTCGGCGGGGACGCCAGACCACGGGGAGCGCCGGCAGGGGCTCGTGGTCAGACATGGAGGGCTCCCCCGCGTGCGCGGCGGGTCGTTCGGCGCGGCACTGGCGTCTTTCCCTTCGGGTCACTGGTGGCGGCGGCCCCGGGACCCGGGCCGTCAGGGGAGGTCGCCGGCGTCGCGGGCCTTGAGGTCGCGCAGGAGCAGGGCCGTCTCGACGGCCGCGAGGGCGGCTTCGTAGCCCTTGTCCTCGTGGCCCCCCGGCACGCCGGAGCGGTCGATGGCCTGATCAAGGTTGTCACATGTGAGCACCCCGTTGCCCACGGGGGTGGATTCGTCCAGCGACACCCTGGTGAGGCCGGAGGTGACCGAATCGCAGACGTACTCGAAGTGCGCCGTCTCGCCGCGGATCACCGTGCCGAGCGCGACGACCGCGTCGCAGCGCCTGGCCAGCGCCTGGGCCACGACGGGGATCTCCAGTGAGCCCGCGACCCGCACCGTGACCGCCGCGGCCCCGCACTCGCGTACGGCCGCCTCGGCGCGGCCGACCATCCGGTCGGTGATCTCGTGGTGCCAGCGGGCCGCGACGATGCCGACGGTGAGCCCGGCGGCTTCGAGCGGCGCGGCGTCCGGCCGTCCCTCCCCGCTCATCGCTTCCCTCCCGCGTGCGCGACGTCGCCGGCCGTGCCGACCGTGCCGGCCTCGTCCTCGGGGACGGTCCCGTCCGGCGCTCCGGTCCCGTTCACCGTGCCGGCCGTCGCGGGCCTCGCCGGTCCGTCGTCCATCGCCGGTTCCTCCATGTGGTGTCCGAGGCGGTCGCGCTTGGCGGTGAGGTAGCGGATGTTGAACTCGTTGAAGGCCACCGGCATGGGCTCGCGGCCGAGGACCCTGATGCCGTAGCCGTCCAGGCCGCGCAGCTTGGCCGGGTTGTTGGTGAGCACGCGGACCGATCGGACGCCGAGGTCGGCGAGCATCTGGCCGGCGTTGGAGAACTCGCGCGCGTCCACCGGCAGGCCGAGCTGCAGGTTGGCGTCCACGGTGTCGCTGCCGCCGTCCTGCAGGCTGTAGGCCTTGAGCTTGGCCATCAGCCCGATGCCGCGGCCCTCGTGGCCCCGCAGGTACACCACGACGCCGCGGCCCTCGTTCGCGACGGCCCGCATGGCGTGGTCGAGCTGCACGCCGCAGTCGCAGCGCAGCGAGCCGAGCACGTCGCCGGTGAGGCACTCGGAGTGCGCGCGCACGAGGACGTCCTCGCCATCGCCGAGGTCGCCGAACACCAGCGCGACGTGCTCGCCGCCGTCGATGCCGCTGGCGTAGCCGTACGCGCGCCACATGCCGTACTTGTTCGGCAGGTCGGTGACCGCGATCCGGCTGACCACGCGCTCGCTGCGGCGGCGGTACTCGACGAGCTGCTCGATGGACACCAGCGCCAGGCCGTGCTCGTCGGCGAACAGGCGCAGCTGCGGCAGCCGGGCCATGGTGCCGTCGTCGTTGACGACCTCGGCGAGCACCCCGGCGGGGGTGAGCCCGGCGAGCCGCGACAGGTCCACCGCGGCCTCGGTGTGGCCGCGCCTGGCGAGCACGCCGCCTTCGTGGTAGCGCAGCGGGAAGATGTGGCCGGGCCGCACCAGCTCGAACGGCTCGGTTGCGGAGTCGGCGAGGGTGCGGATGGTCCGCGCGCGGTCGGCGGCCGAGATGCCGGTCGTCACGCCGTCCCTGGCGTCCACGCTGATGGTGTACGCGGTGCGCAGCCGTTCGCGGTTGTGCTGCACCATCAGCGGCAGCCCGAGGCGGTCCAGGTGCGCGCCGAGCATGGGGACGCAGATCACGCCGCTGGTGTAGCGGATGGTGAAGGCCAGCAGCTCGGGGGTGGCCTTGGCCGCGGCGAAGATGATGTCGCCTTCGTTCTCGCGGTTCTCGTCGTCGACGACCACCACGGGAAGCCCGCGGCGGATGTCCTCCACGGCCCGCTCGATCGAGTCGAACCTGATGTCGTTCATATGGTCGCGACCTCCAGCCGGCTCATGTACTGCCGGCGCCATTCACGGAATCCCAGCAGGACCAGGACGAAGAAGATGCCGTACACCACGCCGGACACCACCAGCCCGGAGGCGAACGCCAGGGGGACCCCCACCAGGTCGACCGCGACCCAGATCCACCAGAAGTCGATCAGGGCCTTGCCCTGCGCGTAGGTGGCGACGGCGCTGCCGACGAAGATGTAGGCGTCGGGGAGCGGGGCCCACGACCAGCCGGTGGCGGTGAAGAACGCGGCGACGGCCGCGGTGGCGGCCACCATGACGGCGACGAGGACGACGCGCTCGCGGGCCCCGCCGGGCCGTACGGCCAATCCTTCGGGGTCCTTGGCGCCGCGCCGCCACCGCAGCCAGCCGTACACGGCGAGCGCGCCGAACATCGCCTGCTTCAGCGCGTTGCCGGTGATGTGGGCCTGCACCGAGGCGGCGAACAGCAGGACCGAGCCGGCGAGCTGCACCGGCCAGGTCCAGATGGTGCGTCGGATGGCGAGCCACACGGTGGCGAGCGCGCAGACGTTGCCGGCGAGGTCGATCCACAGGACCTTCTGCCCGAGGAGGGTGATCCCGGCCTGCGTCCAGTTCATGAGGCGGCCCGCGTGCGGTGGGCCTCGGTGAGCCGCTCGACGTACTTGGCGATCACGTCGACCTCGAGGTTCACGAGGTCCCCCGGTGCGCGCCGGCCGAGTGTGGTGAGGCTGAGGGTGGTGGGGATGAGGCCGACGGAGAAGCCGTCGTCGTGCAGCGCGGCGACGGTCAGGCTGACGCCGTCCACGGCGATGGAGCCCTTCTCGACGACGTAGCGCGCGAGGCCCGGCGGCAGGGTGAACCGCACGGTCTCCCAGTGCTCGGAGGGTTCGCGGCCGGCGACGACGCCGGTGCCGTCCACGTGGCCCTGCACGATGTGGCCACCGAGTCGCTGGTCGGCGCGGACGGCGCGTTCCAGGTTGACCCGCGCGCCGGGTGCCAGGGAGCCGAGCGCGGTGCGGTCGAGGGTCTCCTTCATGACGTCCGCGGTGAAGACGTCGCCGTCGATCCCGGCGACGGTCAGGCAGACGCCGTTGACCGCGATGGAGTCGCCGTGCCGGGTGCCCTCGGCGACGGCCGCGCCGCGGATGGACAGCCGCGCCGCGCCGTCCAGCGCGCGCAGTTCGGTGAGCTCCCCGAGCTCTTCGACGATCCCGGTGAACATTCAGCCCCACCCGGCCCCTTCTACTCGCCAGTAGCTTCAAAGCCACGGCGAGCCCCGGGGTGATCGGGGTGCGGCGACGCACCACGTGCACGTCCGGCGACGGGTCGCCGGACGCTCGCGCGCTTCCTCCCATCCGGACTTTCACCGTCGGTCCTGGAGTTCCACCAGGTCAACCGGCCGATGGACTCGGCCGGGTCGCGGACTGTCACCGCCGGTTCGGAATTACACCGACCCCGGAGCACGCTGCTCTGCACCTCAGTGTGCCACGCCCGGCAAAGAGCTCGTAACCCCACACCCCTGTGAGCGGCACGGCGGCGACCGGCACGAAGACTGGGGTGCCACCCCTTATGCACACCTGTGTTCGAACAGCCGCCATCCGGCTACCGTTATGCGAACCATGGTCAAATTCGTGCGTTTTCGTCATGGCCGCGTCATGCTTGTGTCACAAAATCGTGACAAGGCCGAATATGAGCGATGTGTAGTGTCGCTCACGGCATCAACGCAGGTCAAGAGGCATGCGGACACGAACTGATTGACATTCCACAACGAACCTCGAAAAGGCTGAGGCGAGTTGGCGAGAACATTGACCGGCGGGTAATAAATTGCCAAGGTTCCCTCAAGTCAGGATTTCCTGCTGGTCGATCTTCTGGTGGCAGCCACACGATGACTCTCCCCTCACCCGCCACGCCGGAGGCGGACTCCGCGCTCACCGGCGCGGCCCCTCCCCCAGGCACAGGCACCGCCCCAGCGGTGGGACGCTCGCCGTCCCAGCTGATGTGGCGGCGCTTCCGACGCGACCGCACCGGCGTCGCGTCGGCCGTCGTCGTGGCCTTCTTCTTCCTCGTCGCGATCCTCGCGCCGGTGATCTCGTGGCTGTACGGCAAGGACCCGTACACGACCTACGGCCAGAACACCCCCGGGCTGCTCAACGACTACGGCTACCCGATCCTGCCGAACGGCGGCGTCAGCGGCGACTTCTGGTTCGGCCTGGAGCCCGGCCTCGGCCGCGACGTGTTCATGCAGCTCGTGTACGGCATCCGCACCTCGCTGTCCATCGCGGTGATCGTCACCATCGTCACCACGCTCATCGGTGTGGTCATGGGCATCTGGTCGGGCTACGCCGGCGGCAAGACCGACTACGTCATCGGCCGGATCATCGACACACTGCTGGCGTTCC
The window above is part of the Sphaerisporangium rubeum genome. Proteins encoded here:
- a CDS encoding vWA domain-containing protein, with product MPDPANAAPRERDDADDHDTKGNGAGGSRVLAATMTGFARTLRAAGVGADHQRTQGMLRALRHLDAADREQVYWAGRLTLCAGPDDIPRYDRCFAAYFGGERARPSRGAPPVTIVRHTVTPGGPDGGEGADGHATPATASRTEVLRTRDVSRVTPAELAEIHRLMALLRVPRERRRSRRFTPAHRGRLDVGRTVKETLRQGGEPARLRRMTHRTRPRRVVLLADVSGSMAPYADTLLRFAHALVRSEPRATEVYSVGTRLTRVTAELRHRDPGAAMREVSRVIPDWSGGTRLGEELKEFLDGGSAARGAVVVIASDGWERGDPALLGAQMARLSRLARRVVWVNPHKGREGYQPLTGGMRAALPYVDAFVAGHSLAAFQELAERLSHA
- a CDS encoding XdhC family protein, encoding MRDVLSQIMRWWEAGETFGLATVVGTFRSAPRPPGAAMAVLGDEVVGSVSGGCVEGAVFELAGEVAAHGRPVLQRYGVSDDDAFSVGLTCGGIIDILVEPVSKATFPELGRVAASVRDGEPVAVATVMSAPGRPGARRVIWADESSGSLGVPRLDAAVDDDARGMLAQGLTGVRRYGPEGERRLDDLPVFVHSFAPPPRMLVFGAIDFAAAVARVGKFLGYHVVVCDARPVFATPKRFPEADEVVVKWPHDYLSSAHVDERTVICVLTHDPKFDVPLLEVALRTRAGYVGAMGSRRTHDDRMRRLREAGLTEAELSRLRSPIGLDLGARTPEETAVSIAAELIRLRWGGTGRALTDTTGRIHAADQPPRGTPL
- a CDS encoding riboflavin synthase yields the protein MFTGIVEELGELTELRALDGAARLSIRGAAVAEGTRHGDSIAVNGVCLTVAGIDGDVFTADVMKETLDRTALGSLAPGARVNLERAVRADQRLGGHIVQGHVDGTGVVAGREPSEHWETVRFTLPPGLARYVVEKGSIAVDGVSLTVAALHDDGFSVGLIPTTLSLTTLGRRAPGDLVNLEVDVIAKYVERLTEAHRTRAAS
- a CDS encoding nicotinamide mononucleotide transporter family protein, with amino-acid sequence MNWTQAGITLLGQKVLWIDLAGNVCALATVWLAIRRTIWTWPVQLAGSVLLFAASVQAHITGNALKQAMFGALAVYGWLRWRRGAKDPEGLAVRPGGARERVVLVAVMVAATAAVAAFFTATGWSWAPLPDAYIFVGSAVATYAQGKALIDFWWIWVAVDLVGVPLAFASGLVVSGVVYGIFFVLVLLGFREWRRQYMSRLEVATI
- a CDS encoding AAA family ATPase, which produces MPHRTTRSSDVGSPAELAALLGERGYLADDGLTTACYLALRMGRPLFLEGEAGVGKTELAKTLAAVLGAPLIRLQCYEGLDASQALYDWDFARQLLHLKAAEATGATDAATLEGELYDRRFLIARPLLRALETQPSVLLVDEIDRADDEFEAFLLEVLSDFTISVPELGTISAPVPPVVVVTSNRTRDVHDALKRRCLYHWLEHPSFEREVAILLRRLPGCTETLAADVADAARRLRGAGLVKPPGVAETLDWAEALLTLGARDLDPGLAAATLGAVLKYREDQQAVLRDGVLHRA
- a CDS encoding bifunctional 3,4-dihydroxy-2-butanone-4-phosphate synthase/GTP cyclohydrolase II, yielding MNDIRFDSIERAVEDIRRGLPVVVVDDENRENEGDIIFAAAKATPELLAFTIRYTSGVICVPMLGAHLDRLGLPLMVQHNRERLRTAYTISVDARDGVTTGISAADRARTIRTLADSATEPFELVRPGHIFPLRYHEGGVLARRGHTEAAVDLSRLAGLTPAGVLAEVVNDDGTMARLPQLRLFADEHGLALVSIEQLVEYRRRSERVVSRIAVTDLPNKYGMWRAYGYASGIDGGEHVALVFGDLGDGEDVLVRAHSECLTGDVLGSLRCDCGVQLDHAMRAVANEGRGVVVYLRGHEGRGIGLMAKLKAYSLQDGGSDTVDANLQLGLPVDAREFSNAGQMLADLGVRSVRVLTNNPAKLRGLDGYGIRVLGREPMPVAFNEFNIRYLTAKRDRLGHHMEEPAMDDGPARPATAGTVNGTGAPDGTVPEDEAGTVGTAGDVAHAGGKR
- a CDS encoding PH domain-containing protein gives rise to the protein MSDHEPLPALPVVWRPRRARVLAYGFAAVMVAGAVVLAVVLPPPFGLPDKIGVVLFGCLIAGILHLLGRLRVEADTRGVTVVNAVRVHRYEWPEILGVTLPEGEPWPRIDLADGSSVGAMGIQGTERTRSRQAVAELRSLIHRYGEAPDRS
- a CDS encoding ABC transporter permease, whose protein sequence is MTLPSPATPEADSALTGAAPPPGTGTAPAVGRSPSQLMWRRFRRDRTGVASAVVVAFFFLVAILAPVISWLYGKDPYTTYGQNTPGLLNDYGYPILPNGGVSGDFWFGLEPGLGRDVFMQLVYGIRTSLSIAVIVTIVTTLIGVVMGIWSGYAGGKTDYVIGRIIDTLLAFPSQLFLIVFLPVIEAAFVSPEEETPVWLRYVSICLVLTVLGWATISRLLRSQVLSLREREFIEAARVTGASPRRVIFKELLPNLWTPIIIQSTLALPLYVGAEAGLGFLGVGMTEPTPDWGRMFLVGSNVYHQDITYLVFPGVSMVIFVVAFNLLGDSLRDAFDPKTRR
- the ribH gene encoding 6,7-dimethyl-8-ribityllumazine synthase, translated to MSGEGRPDAAPLEAAGLTVGIVAARWHHEITDRMVGRAEAAVRECGAAAVTVRVAGSLEIPVVAQALARRCDAVVALGTVIRGETAHFEYVCDSVTSGLTRVSLDESTPVGNGVLTCDNLDQAIDRSGVPGGHEDKGYEAALAAVETALLLRDLKARDAGDLP